The Macaca fascicularis isolate 582-1 chromosome 1, T2T-MFA8v1.1 genome includes a window with the following:
- the EXTL2 gene encoding exostosin-like 2 isoform X4: protein MRCCHICKLPGRVMGIRVLRFSLVVILVLLLVAGALTALLPSVKEDKMLMLRREIKSQGKSTMDSFTLIMQTYNRTDLLLKLLNHYQAVPNLHKVIVVWNNIGEKAPDELWNSLGPHPIPVIFKQQTANRMRNRLQVFPELETSVLMVDDDTLISTPDLVFAFSVWQQFPDQIVGFVPRKHVSTSSEATCSCPCFDR, encoded by the exons ATGAG GTGTTGCCACATCTGCAAACTTCCTGGGAGAGTAATGGGGATTCGAGTGCTTCGATTCTCTTTGGTGGTCATCCTCGTATTATTACTGGTAGCTGGTGCTTTGACTGCCTTGCTTCCCAGTGTCAAAGAAGACAAGATGCTCATGTTGCGTAGGGAAATAAAATCCCAGGGCAAGTCCACCATGGACTCCTTTACTCTCATAATGCAGACGTACAACAGAACAGATCTCTTATTGAAACTTTTAAATCATTATCAGGCTGTACCAAATCTGCACAAAGTGATTGTGGTATGGAACAATATTGGAGAGAAGGCACCAGATGAATTATGGAATTCTCTAGGGCCCCACCCTATCCCTGTGATCTTCAAACAACAGACAGCAAACAGGATGAGAAATCGACTCCAGGTCTTTCCTGAACTGGAAACCAGTG TGTTGATGGTAGATGATGACACACTCATCAGCACCCCAGACCTTGTTTTTGCTTTCTCAGTTTGGCAG CAATTTCCTGATCAAATTGTAGGATTTGTTCCTAGAAAGCATGTCTCTACTTCATCAG AGGCAACCTGCAGCTGTCCATGCTTTGATAGATGA
- the EXTL2 gene encoding exostosin-like 2 isoform X3: MRCCHICKLPGRVMGIRVLRFSLVVILVLLLVAGALTALLPSVKEDKMLMLRREIKSQGKSTMDSFTLIMQTYNRTDLLLKLLNHYQAVPNLHKVIVVWNNIGEKAPDELWNSLGPHPIPVIFKQQTANRMRNRLQVFPELETSAVLMVDDDTLISTPDLVFAFSVWQQFPDQIVGFVPRKHVSTSSEATCSCPCFDR, translated from the exons ATGAG GTGTTGCCACATCTGCAAACTTCCTGGGAGAGTAATGGGGATTCGAGTGCTTCGATTCTCTTTGGTGGTCATCCTCGTATTATTACTGGTAGCTGGTGCTTTGACTGCCTTGCTTCCCAGTGTCAAAGAAGACAAGATGCTCATGTTGCGTAGGGAAATAAAATCCCAGGGCAAGTCCACCATGGACTCCTTTACTCTCATAATGCAGACGTACAACAGAACAGATCTCTTATTGAAACTTTTAAATCATTATCAGGCTGTACCAAATCTGCACAAAGTGATTGTGGTATGGAACAATATTGGAGAGAAGGCACCAGATGAATTATGGAATTCTCTAGGGCCCCACCCTATCCCTGTGATCTTCAAACAACAGACAGCAAACAGGATGAGAAATCGACTCCAGGTCTTTCCTGAACTGGAAACCAGTG CAGTGTTGATGGTAGATGATGACACACTCATCAGCACCCCAGACCTTGTTTTTGCTTTCTCAGTTTGGCAG CAATTTCCTGATCAAATTGTAGGATTTGTTCCTAGAAAGCATGTCTCTACTTCATCAG AGGCAACCTGCAGCTGTCCATGCTTTGATAGATGA
- the EXTL2 gene encoding exostosin-like 2 isoform X2, which translates to MRCCHICKLPGRVMGIRVLRFSLVVILVLLLVAGALTALLPSVKEDKMLMLRREIKSQGKSTMDSFTLIMQTYNRTDLLLKLLNHYQAVPNLHKVIVVWNNIGEKAPDELWNSLGPHPIPVIFKQQTANRMRNRLQVFPELETSVLMVDDDTLISTPDLVFAFSVWQQFPDQIVGFVPRKHVSTSSGIYSYGGFEMQAPGSGNGDQYSMVLIGASFFNSKYLEFFQRQPAAVHALIDDTQNCDDIAMNFIIAKHIGKTSGIFVKPVNMDNLEKETNSGYSGMWHRAEHALQRSYCINKLVNIYGSMPLKYSNIMISQFGFPYANYKRKI; encoded by the exons ATGAG GTGTTGCCACATCTGCAAACTTCCTGGGAGAGTAATGGGGATTCGAGTGCTTCGATTCTCTTTGGTGGTCATCCTCGTATTATTACTGGTAGCTGGTGCTTTGACTGCCTTGCTTCCCAGTGTCAAAGAAGACAAGATGCTCATGTTGCGTAGGGAAATAAAATCCCAGGGCAAGTCCACCATGGACTCCTTTACTCTCATAATGCAGACGTACAACAGAACAGATCTCTTATTGAAACTTTTAAATCATTATCAGGCTGTACCAAATCTGCACAAAGTGATTGTGGTATGGAACAATATTGGAGAGAAGGCACCAGATGAATTATGGAATTCTCTAGGGCCCCACCCTATCCCTGTGATCTTCAAACAACAGACAGCAAACAGGATGAGAAATCGACTCCAGGTCTTTCCTGAACTGGAAACCAGTG TGTTGATGGTAGATGATGACACACTCATCAGCACCCCAGACCTTGTTTTTGCTTTCTCAGTTTGGCAG CAATTTCCTGATCAAATTGTAGGATTTGTTCCTAGAAAGCATGTCTCTACTTCATCAGGTATCTACAGTTATGGAGGTTTTGAAATGCAAGCACCAGGGTCTGGAAATGGTGACCAGTACTCTATGGTGCTGATTGGAGCCTCATTCTTCAATAGCAAATATCTTGAATTCTTTCAGAGGCAACCTGCAGCTGTCCATGCTTTGATAGATGATACTCAAAACTGTGATGATATTGCCATGAATTTTATCATTGCCAAGCATATTGGGAAGACTTCAGGGATATTTGTGAAGCCTGTAAACATGGACAATTTGGAAAAAGAAACCAACAGTGGCTATTCTGGAATGTGGCATCGAGCTGAGCATGCTCTGCAGAGGTCTTATTGTATAAATAAGCTTGTGAATATCTATGGCAGCATGCCCTTAAAATACTCCAACATTATGATTTCCCAGTTTGGTTTTCCATATGccaactacaaaagaaaaatataa
- the EXTL2 gene encoding exostosin-like 2 isoform X1, whose product MRCCHICKLPGRVMGIRVLRFSLVVILVLLLVAGALTALLPSVKEDKMLMLRREIKSQGKSTMDSFTLIMQTYNRTDLLLKLLNHYQAVPNLHKVIVVWNNIGEKAPDELWNSLGPHPIPVIFKQQTANRMRNRLQVFPELETSAVLMVDDDTLISTPDLVFAFSVWQQFPDQIVGFVPRKHVSTSSGIYSYGGFEMQAPGSGNGDQYSMVLIGASFFNSKYLEFFQRQPAAVHALIDDTQNCDDIAMNFIIAKHIGKTSGIFVKPVNMDNLEKETNSGYSGMWHRAEHALQRSYCINKLVNIYGSMPLKYSNIMISQFGFPYANYKRKI is encoded by the exons ATGAG GTGTTGCCACATCTGCAAACTTCCTGGGAGAGTAATGGGGATTCGAGTGCTTCGATTCTCTTTGGTGGTCATCCTCGTATTATTACTGGTAGCTGGTGCTTTGACTGCCTTGCTTCCCAGTGTCAAAGAAGACAAGATGCTCATGTTGCGTAGGGAAATAAAATCCCAGGGCAAGTCCACCATGGACTCCTTTACTCTCATAATGCAGACGTACAACAGAACAGATCTCTTATTGAAACTTTTAAATCATTATCAGGCTGTACCAAATCTGCACAAAGTGATTGTGGTATGGAACAATATTGGAGAGAAGGCACCAGATGAATTATGGAATTCTCTAGGGCCCCACCCTATCCCTGTGATCTTCAAACAACAGACAGCAAACAGGATGAGAAATCGACTCCAGGTCTTTCCTGAACTGGAAACCAGTG CAGTGTTGATGGTAGATGATGACACACTCATCAGCACCCCAGACCTTGTTTTTGCTTTCTCAGTTTGGCAG CAATTTCCTGATCAAATTGTAGGATTTGTTCCTAGAAAGCATGTCTCTACTTCATCAGGTATCTACAGTTATGGAGGTTTTGAAATGCAAGCACCAGGGTCTGGAAATGGTGACCAGTACTCTATGGTGCTGATTGGAGCCTCATTCTTCAATAGCAAATATCTTGAATTCTTTCAGAGGCAACCTGCAGCTGTCCATGCTTTGATAGATGATACTCAAAACTGTGATGATATTGCCATGAATTTTATCATTGCCAAGCATATTGGGAAGACTTCAGGGATATTTGTGAAGCCTGTAAACATGGACAATTTGGAAAAAGAAACCAACAGTGGCTATTCTGGAATGTGGCATCGAGCTGAGCATGCTCTGCAGAGGTCTTATTGTATAAATAAGCTTGTGAATATCTATGGCAGCATGCCCTTAAAATACTCCAACATTATGATTTCCCAGTTTGGTTTTCCATATGccaactacaaaagaaaaatataa